A part of Aegilops tauschii subsp. strangulata cultivar AL8/78 chromosome 2, Aet v6.0, whole genome shotgun sequence genomic DNA contains:
- the LOC109754279 gene encoding ribulose bisphosphate carboxylase small subunit, chloroplastic 1-like: MAPAVMASSATTVAPFQGLKSTAGLPVSRRSSGSLGSVSNGGRIRCMQVWPIEGIKKFETLSYLPPLSTEALLKQVDYLIRSKWVPCLEFSKVGFVFREHNSSPGYYDGRYWTM, encoded by the exons ATGGCCCCCGCCGTGATGGCTTCGTCGGCTACCACCGTCGCACCCTTCCAGGGGCTCAAGTCCACAGCCGGTCTGCCCGTCAGCCGCCGCTCCAGCGGCAGCCTCGGCAGCGTCAGCAATGGCGGAAGGATCAGGTGCATGCAG GTGTGGCCGATTGAGGGCATCAAGAAGTTCGAGACCCTGTCTTACTTGCCACCCCTCTCCACGGAGGCCCTCCTGAAGCAGGTCGACTACCTGATCCGCTCAAAGTGGGTGCCCTGCCTCGAGTTCAGCAAGGTTGGCTTCGTCTTCCGTGAGCACAACAGCTCCCCCGGGTACTACGACGGCCGATACTGGACAATGTGA